The uncultured Desulfovibrio sp. genomic interval TTCGCTTGCGTTTCCGTGAACCGCTTTCTCTTGTCGCGAGGAGCGTTTATGCTCCTCCCCGTTCCGCAAGTCAACCCTTATTTCAGCTTTTTGCAAATTGACCACAAAAAACATGGGGTGCTCGTGCAGCGGAAGTAAAAAATAGCGAAACGGCACGCCAGAGTCAAGCTGTAGTGCCGTTTTTTCGCAATCATTTACCGAACTCGCCGACGTTTCAGTCAATTTTGATTTTTCTTATCCCTCTCAGAATGAACACCAGCAGCGCGCCACACAGCGCGCTTTGCCACGGATGCAGGTTTGTCAACAGCATCACTGCCAAGGTCAACATGCCGCCAAAGGCTGCTGCCGTGGCGTACATATCTTCTTCCACCGCACGGGCCATATCCCCGAGGCAGAGGTCTCGCGCAATGCCACCCACAAGCCCGCCCAGTATTCCAACCAATATGCTGCCCGTAGGGCCAAGCCCGGCCATCACGCCCTTTACTGTTCCGACGCCAGCCCCAAGTGCCAAGCCTACGGCATCCAGCCAGTAAAAGGCCATCCAGGCACGGCTGCTTTGCCCTATAATGATACCGGCAATGCCGCCGCACACGCATGCAGCAAGATACTCCCCCTGATTGAGGGTGATGGCCCCGTACCCGAGCAGTCCATCACGAGCAAGCGGCGCTGCCATTCCTGCCAGACAGGCAAGAACGGCAGCACCGCTGAAATGTGCGCCCGTTGAGCGCGCCCTGCAAGATGCGGCAGCGGCCAGCACGAAGCTGGCCGCCAGATCTAACACAAATAAGGGAAGGTTCTGCATACGCTGCACCTGAGTGCCAAATCATTTCATGCGTGAAATGCTCCGGCAAGGATTTGCCTGCCAATCATTGCCGCGAAGCAGACGCATGCGGGCTTTTCCTGCGTTTAAGCGCCTGTTTCAAAGCTTCTGCTCTACTTGGCCAGCCCCACTGCCCGGCGCTCACGAATGACCGTCACGCGGATCTGACCGGGATAGGTCAGATTTTTTTCAATCTTTTCAGCAATATCCTTGCAGAGAATATACGTGGTGTCGTCATCAACCATGTCGGAGTTGACCATCACGCGAATCTCGCGGCCAGCCTGAATGGCGTATGCCTTGCTGACGCCATCAAAGCTGGTGGCAATGCCTTCCAGATCTTCAAGCCGCTTCACGTAGTTTTCAAGCAGCTCTTTACGTGCACCGGGGCGCGCGCCAGAGATGGAGTCAGCCGCCTGCACCAGCACGGCCAAGGCCGTTGAAGGGCGCTGGTCTTCATGGTGGGCTGCAATGGCGTGGATGATCTCCTGGCTTTCGTTATACTTTTTTGCGAGGTCCGCGCCGATAAGGGCGTGCGGGCCTTCCACCTCGTGGTCAACGGCCTTACCAATGTCGTGCAACAGGCCAGCCCGTTTGGCTTTTTTGACGTCCATGCCGAGCTCGGCGGCCATCATGCCGCAAAGGGCCGAGACTTCAAGAGAATGCTGGAGCACGTTTTGGGTAAACGAGGTGCGGTAGCGCAACTGCCCGAGCAAACGGACAATTTCCGGATGAATACCATGAACGCCCGCGTCAAAGGTGGCCTGCTCGCCCACTTCGCGCACCTGAGTGTCCAGTTCCTGCTCACACTTCTGCACAATGTCTTCAATGCGTGCAGGGTGAATGCGACCATCCTGGATCAAGCGCTCAAGCGCCATTTTGGCAACCTGACGGCGCAGAGGGCTGTAAGCTGAGAGGATAACGGTTTCAGGCGTATCATCTATAATAAGATCCACACCAGTGGCAGCCTCAAGCGCGCGGATGTTGCGGCCTTCGCGCCCGATGATGCGGCCCTTCATGTCTTCGCTCGGAAGGGTCACAGCCGTAACGGTCTGCTCGTTGACGTAGTCGCCCGCGTAGCGCTGGATGACATTACAGAGAATTTCTTTGGCTTTGCGGTCGGCAGTTTCGCGCGCTTCCATTTCAATCTGGCGGATCATACGCGCCGATTCGTGCCGGGTTTTGGCTTCAATTTCGCTGAAAAGCCGGGCCTTTGCCTCATCGGCAGTGAGGCCTGCAATTTCAGAAAGCCGCTGCTCCTGCTCTTCAATACGGGTCTGCAAAAACGTTTCAGATTCAGCAAGCTGGCGTTCCTTGCGGGCCAGATCCTTCTCTGAAGTCAGCAGTTCGTGCTCCCTTGTGGTTGCTTTTTCAAGCTTTTCCTCAAGGCGACCGCCCATTTC includes:
- a CDS encoding TRIC cation channel family protein, coding for MQNLPLFVLDLAASFVLAAAASCRARSTGAHFSGAAVLACLAGMAAPLARDGLLGYGAITLNQGEYLAACVCGGIAGIIIGQSSRAWMAFYWLDAVGLALGAGVGTVKGVMAGLGPTGSILVGILGGLVGGIARDLCLGDMARAVEEDMYATAAAFGGMLTLAVMLLTNLHPWQSALCGALLVFILRGIRKIKID
- the rny gene encoding ribonuclease Y gives rise to the protein MDPLFIAALVAAALLGVALGVFAHKRSAAKRVGDAEDLAKRIVAEARKEAQAQKKEILLQGQDDLFNQKRELENEFKEREREVKARERKLEEMGGRLEEKLEKATTREHELLTSEKDLARKERQLAESETFLQTRIEEQEQRLSEIAGLTADEAKARLFSEIEAKTRHESARMIRQIEMEARETADRKAKEILCNVIQRYAGDYVNEQTVTAVTLPSEDMKGRIIGREGRNIRALEAATGVDLIIDDTPETVILSAYSPLRRQVAKMALERLIQDGRIHPARIEDIVQKCEQELDTQVREVGEQATFDAGVHGIHPEIVRLLGQLRYRTSFTQNVLQHSLEVSALCGMMAAELGMDVKKAKRAGLLHDIGKAVDHEVEGPHALIGADLAKKYNESQEIIHAIAAHHEDQRPSTALAVLVQAADSISGARPGARKELLENYVKRLEDLEGIATSFDGVSKAYAIQAGREIRVMVNSDMVDDDTTYILCKDIAEKIEKNLTYPGQIRVTVIRERRAVGLAK